One window from the genome of Dongia rigui encodes:
- a CDS encoding carbohydrate ABC transporter permease: protein MPDIEAIADRAASATPQGVAKVVRGLSDRSIAWLFVAPTMVLLLAINIFPLIWTVYLSFTNYASNRPNRPVVNVGLKWYQDILSSPEVWAAMQATAHFVFWTILFQTLIGFSLAYLIDRKFRGHAFWTTIILIPMMLSPAVVGNFWKFLYQPQIGLFNYVVSFFTGIPPSSFEMLGSVTLAPWAIVIVDTWMWTPYVMLICLAGLRSIPDYILEAAEVDRASRWQQFWSITLPMALPFIMLAVLFRGIENFKMFDMVMLLTGGGPGSTTELASIALKRQAFEAYRTGYSSAFAIILFVVVFGLANVYVKALNKVKQR, encoded by the coding sequence ATGCCTGATATCGAAGCAATTGCAGATCGCGCAGCTTCTGCGACGCCGCAGGGTGTTGCCAAGGTGGTGCGCGGCCTTTCGGACCGGTCCATCGCCTGGCTGTTCGTGGCGCCAACGATGGTACTGCTGCTGGCGATCAACATCTTTCCGCTGATCTGGACCGTCTATCTGTCCTTCACCAACTACGCCTCGAACCGGCCAAACCGCCCGGTGGTGAATGTCGGCCTCAAATGGTACCAGGATATCCTGAGTTCGCCCGAGGTCTGGGCGGCGATGCAGGCGACGGCGCATTTCGTGTTCTGGACGATCCTGTTCCAGACCTTGATCGGTTTCAGTCTCGCCTATCTTATCGATCGGAAATTCCGCGGCCATGCCTTCTGGACGACCATCATCCTCATTCCGATGATGCTGTCGCCGGCTGTGGTCGGCAATTTCTGGAAGTTTCTCTATCAGCCGCAGATCGGCCTCTTCAATTACGTCGTCTCGTTCTTTACCGGCATCCCACCATCTTCCTTCGAAATGCTGGGTTCAGTGACGCTGGCACCCTGGGCGATCGTCATCGTCGATACCTGGATGTGGACGCCCTATGTCATGCTGATCTGTCTTGCTGGCTTGCGCTCCATTCCGGATTACATCCTTGAAGCGGCCGAAGTGGATCGCGCCTCGCGCTGGCAGCAATTCTGGTCCATCACGCTGCCGATGGCGCTGCCCTTCATCATGCTGGCGGTGCTGTTCCGCGGCATCGAGAACTTCAAGATGTTCGACATGGTCATGCTGCTGACCGGCGGCGGGCCGGGATCGACCACCGAGCTCGCCTCGATCGCCTTGAAACGGCAGGCATTTGAGGCCTATCGCACGGGATACTCCTCGGCCTTTGCCATCATTCTGTTCGTCGTCGTCTTCGGCCTCGCCAATGTCTATGTGAAGGCCCTCAACAAGGTGAAGCAGAGATGA
- the dhaM gene encoding dihydroxyacetone kinase phosphoryl donor subunit DhaM → MSCVGIVIVSHSPKVAEGAADMVRQMVGPEVPLAWCGGDPAGNLGTSVERILEAIDKAWSEAGVAILVDLGGAETNSEMAVEMLPEERQGRVVVCNAPIVEGAVIAATEASGGSALDIVQRTAEELSPQ, encoded by the coding sequence ATGAGCTGCGTCGGCATTGTCATCGTCTCTCATTCGCCCAAGGTGGCCGAAGGGGCCGCCGACATGGTGCGCCAGATGGTCGGTCCCGAAGTGCCGCTCGCCTGGTGCGGCGGTGACCCAGCCGGCAACCTCGGCACCTCGGTCGAACGCATATTGGAGGCGATCGACAAGGCCTGGTCGGAGGCCGGTGTCGCCATTCTGGTCGACCTCGGTGGGGCGGAGACCAATTCGGAAATGGCCGTCGAGATGCTGCCGGAGGAACGCCAGGGCCGGGTCGTGGTCTGCAACGCGCCGATCGTCGAGGGCGCCGTGATCGCCGCGACCGAGGCGTCGGGCGGGTCGGCGCTGGACATCGTGCAGCGAACAGCCGAAGAACTGTCGCCGCAGTAG
- a CDS encoding carbohydrate ABC transporter permease, producing MSGASTTAHSVVEPSANSKRLAGFFVILYAIVSMVPLAWIFATGWKTPPDSISYPPKVVFNPSLEGYCNLFTTRTRQTNEYIAALGPPTGQCDEVTRRREMVIAGASNYLPRFANSLIIAFGSTFLAVSLGVFSAYAFSRFKIPLADDLLFFILSTRMMPPIAVAIPIYLMYRALGLSDSALGMILLYTAVNVSLAVWLLKGFIDEIPREYEEAAMIDGYTRLQAFFKVVLPQAATGIAATAIFCMIFAWNEYAFAVLLTSGEAQTAPPFIPTIIGEGGMDWPAVGAGTTLFLIPIVVFTVLLRKHLLRGITFGAVRK from the coding sequence ATGAGCGGCGCCTCGACCACTGCCCATTCCGTCGTCGAGCCATCGGCCAATTCGAAGCGGCTGGCCGGGTTCTTCGTCATCCTCTATGCCATCGTCTCGATGGTGCCGCTGGCCTGGATTTTTGCCACCGGCTGGAAGACGCCGCCCGATTCCATTTCCTATCCGCCCAAGGTCGTCTTCAATCCGTCGCTGGAAGGGTATTGCAATCTCTTCACCACGCGCACGCGGCAGACCAACGAATATATTGCCGCACTCGGCCCGCCCACCGGACAATGCGATGAGGTGACAAGGCGGCGCGAGATGGTGATCGCCGGCGCCTCGAACTACCTGCCGCGCTTTGCCAACTCGCTCATCATCGCTTTCGGCTCGACTTTCCTCGCGGTTTCGCTGGGGGTCTTCTCGGCCTATGCGTTCTCGCGCTTCAAGATCCCGCTGGCCGACGACCTGCTGTTCTTCATCTTGTCGACGCGCATGATGCCGCCCATCGCGGTCGCCATCCCCATCTACCTGATGTACCGGGCCCTGGGCCTATCTGATTCGGCCCTTGGTATGATCCTGCTCTATACCGCGGTGAATGTGTCGCTGGCGGTCTGGCTGCTCAAAGGGTTCATTGACGAGATCCCGCGCGAATACGAAGAGGCGGCCATGATCGACGGCTACACACGCCTCCAGGCCTTCTTCAAGGTGGTCCTGCCGCAAGCCGCGACCGGGATTGCCGCTACCGCGATCTTCTGCATGATCTTTGCGTGGAACGAATATGCCTTCGCCGTTCTGCTGACCTCGGGCGAGGCGCAGACGGCACCGCCCTTCATCCCCACCATCATCGGCGAGGGTGGCATGGATTGGCCCGCGGTCGGTGCCGGTACCACGCTGTTCCTTATACCGATCGTCGTCTTCACCGTGTTGCTGCGGAAGCACTTGCTGCGCGGCATCACCTTCGGCGCGGTGCGCAAATGA
- a CDS encoding ABC transporter ATP-binding protein produces MAEIRVENLHKSFGEFAAVKNSNFTVADGEFFVLLGPSGCGKTTTLRMIAGLELPTSGRILLGGDDVTFKRAAERDIAFVFQLFALYPHMNVRDNIGFSLKCQGFKKAEIRRRVDEAGRILRIEHILEKSVSGLSSGDRQRVALGRAIVREPMCFLMDEPLGALDSEFRHLMCGELRGLHNRLKATTVYVTHDQLEAMSMADKIAVMNAGLVEQFGTPQEIYQRPVSMFVADFIGSPPMNFLRFESGLARGSAEARLGDAVIQMPAVHEDVAPSKLVLGVRPEHIRFDDASPLRGAVYGAEYLGTTQVVTIDTEFGQVKARTNSHIQVAPGAHVGLRLNPDRLSLFHGDGGRAVNTALFEGGFHG; encoded by the coding sequence ATGGCTGAGATCCGGGTCGAAAATCTGCACAAGTCATTCGGCGAATTCGCTGCCGTGAAGAATTCCAACTTTACCGTGGCGGATGGCGAGTTCTTCGTCCTCCTCGGGCCGTCCGGTTGCGGCAAGACCACGACCTTGCGCATGATCGCCGGGCTGGAATTGCCGACATCGGGGCGAATCCTGCTGGGCGGCGACGACGTCACATTCAAGCGGGCGGCCGAACGCGACATCGCCTTCGTCTTCCAGTTGTTTGCGCTTTATCCGCACATGAATGTGCGGGACAACATCGGCTTCTCGCTGAAATGCCAGGGCTTCAAGAAGGCCGAGATTCGCCGCCGCGTCGACGAGGCGGGGCGCATCCTGCGCATCGAGCATATCCTCGAGAAATCAGTGTCCGGCCTTTCCAGCGGCGACCGGCAGCGCGTCGCCCTGGGGCGCGCCATCGTGCGCGAGCCGATGTGCTTCCTGATGGATGAGCCCCTGGGGGCGCTCGATTCCGAGTTCCGGCATTTGATGTGCGGCGAGTTGCGCGGGCTGCACAACCGTCTGAAGGCGACCACGGTCTATGTCACCCATGACCAATTGGAGGCCATGTCGATGGCCGACAAGATTGCCGTCATGAATGCCGGCCTGGTTGAACAGTTCGGCACGCCGCAGGAAATCTATCAGCGGCCGGTCAGCATGTTCGTGGCCGATTTCATCGGTTCGCCGCCGATGAATTTCCTGCGCTTCGAGAGTGGCCTCGCCCGCGGCTCGGCCGAGGCGCGCCTCGGCGATGCCGTCATCCAGATGCCGGCGGTGCATGAGGATGTGGCGCCGTCCAAACTGGTGCTGGGGGTGCGCCCCGAACATATCCGATTTGACGACGCCTCGCCGTTGCGCGGCGCCGTCTATGGCGCGGAGTATCTGGGGACGACGCAGGTTGTCACCATCGATACCGAGTTCGGCCAGGTTAAGGCGCGCACCAATTCGCATATCCAGGTGGCGCCGGGCGCCCATGTCGGATTGCGCCTCAATCCCGATCGTTTGTCGCTGTTCCATGGCGACGGCGGTCGAGCCGTCAACACCGCTTTGTTCGAAGGAGGTTTCCATGGCTGA
- a CDS encoding ABC transporter substrate-binding protein → MKKLLACTGALAALMALAPVSNAKAADLTLCWAAWDPANALVELSKDFTAQTGTEMKFEFVPWPNFADRMLNELNSGGKLCDLLIGDSQWIGGSAENGYYVKLNDFFDKEGIKMSDFAPATVYAYSTWPKGTPNYWALPAMGDANGWFYRKDWFANPDLQKEYKAKYNRDLAPPKTWDELKETAEFFQGREIDGKKVYGAAIFTERASEGITMGATSALYPYGFKYENTPGKYDMEGAVNSADAVAGLEMYKAIYKCCTPPGYTDSYMGEGLDAFKSGQVAMMMNWFAFMPGMAKDENVGSKTGFFVNPSAKVAASTLGGQGISVVANTDNMDGALAYIKWFAQPEVQKKWWSLGGYACHNAVLNDPGFKDSQPFAAQFLEAMGGVQDFWQEPSYAQLLQAMQKRLHDYVVADQGTAKEALDGLIQDWTAIFKEEGKL, encoded by the coding sequence ATGAAAAAGCTCCTTGCCTGCACTGGCGCGTTGGCGGCCCTTATGGCCCTCGCGCCCGTTTCGAACGCGAAGGCCGCCGATCTCACGCTGTGCTGGGCGGCCTGGGATCCAGCAAACGCACTTGTCGAATTGTCGAAAGACTTCACCGCGCAGACCGGCACGGAGATGAAGTTCGAATTCGTGCCATGGCCGAACTTTGCCGACCGCATGCTCAACGAGCTCAATTCGGGTGGCAAGCTGTGCGATCTCCTGATCGGCGATTCACAATGGATCGGCGGCTCGGCGGAAAACGGCTATTACGTGAAGCTCAATGATTTCTTCGACAAGGAAGGAATCAAGATGTCGGACTTCGCGCCGGCAACCGTCTATGCCTATTCGACCTGGCCCAAGGGCACGCCGAACTATTGGGCGCTGCCGGCGATGGGCGACGCCAATGGCTGGTTCTACCGCAAGGACTGGTTTGCGAACCCGGACCTGCAAAAAGAATACAAGGCCAAGTACAATCGCGACCTCGCGCCGCCCAAGACCTGGGACGAGTTGAAGGAAACGGCGGAGTTCTTCCAGGGCCGCGAGATCGACGGCAAGAAAGTCTATGGTGCGGCGATCTTCACCGAGCGTGCCTCGGAAGGCATCACCATGGGTGCCACCTCGGCGCTCTATCCATACGGCTTCAAATACGAGAACACGCCGGGCAAGTATGACATGGAAGGCGCCGTCAATTCCGCCGATGCGGTTGCCGGCCTCGAAATGTACAAGGCGATCTACAAGTGCTGCACCCCTCCGGGCTATACCGACAGCTATATGGGTGAAGGCCTCGACGCGTTCAAATCCGGCCAGGTGGCCATGATGATGAACTGGTTCGCCTTCATGCCCGGTATGGCCAAGGACGAGAATGTCGGTTCGAAGACCGGCTTCTTCGTGAACCCCAGCGCTAAGGTTGCGGCCTCGACGCTGGGCGGGCAGGGCATCTCGGTTGTCGCCAATACCGACAACATGGATGGCGCTCTCGCCTACATCAAATGGTTCGCCCAGCCAGAGGTGCAGAAGAAGTGGTGGTCGCTGGGTGGCTATGCCTGCCATAACGCCGTGCTGAACGACCCGGGCTTCAAGGACTCGCAGCCCTTCGCGGCGCAGTTCCTGGAAGCAATGGGCGGCGTGCAGGATTTCTGGCAGGAGCCTTCCTATGCGCAGTTGCTGCAGGCCATGCAGAAGCGACTGCACGACTATGTGGTGGCCGATCAAGGCACGGCCAAGGAAGCGCTGGACGGTTTGATCCAGGACTGGACCGCCATCTTCAAGGAAGAAGGCAAGCTGTAA
- a CDS encoding ABC transporter ATP-binding protein has translation MAEIRLEAVTKRFGDTTAVANVDLTVQDGEFVVLLGPTGAGKTTTLRLIAGLEKPDEGRLYIGGRDAAPLSPAERDVAFVFQQYSLYPHLSVYENLAFPLRSPVRRRDEATIRKTVERVASMLRIEKKLQNRATRLSGGEMQRVAIGRALVRSPSIYLMDEPLSSLDAKLRSDMRLELQHIQRDLGATMLYVTHDQIEAMTMATRIGVLDHGRLVQVGTPREIYEAPRNVYVATRLGMPSINLLPAAAFAGQPMPPGAATIGARTEHVVVGRTTQGRSAAAKVDWIEHLGDQNHLHLSLGEHKLVTLVDPDMALSVGDAVDLSLKGALYFGADGERIAA, from the coding sequence ATGGCTGAAATCCGCCTGGAGGCCGTGACAAAAAGGTTCGGCGACACAACCGCCGTGGCGAATGTGGATTTGACCGTCCAAGACGGCGAGTTTGTCGTTCTCCTCGGCCCGACGGGGGCCGGCAAGACCACGACCCTGCGCCTGATCGCAGGCCTTGAGAAGCCGGACGAAGGGCGCCTCTATATCGGCGGGCGCGATGCAGCCCCCCTGTCGCCGGCCGAGCGCGATGTTGCCTTCGTCTTTCAGCAGTACTCGCTCTATCCGCATCTCAGCGTCTACGAGAACCTCGCCTTTCCGCTGCGTTCGCCGGTGCGTCGGCGTGACGAGGCGACGATCCGCAAGACCGTCGAGCGAGTCGCAAGTATGCTGCGCATCGAGAAGAAGCTGCAGAACCGCGCCACGCGCCTGTCAGGCGGTGAGATGCAGCGTGTCGCCATCGGCCGCGCCCTGGTGCGCTCACCCTCGATCTATCTGATGGACGAGCCGCTCTCCTCGCTGGACGCCAAATTGCGCTCCGACATGCGGTTGGAATTGCAGCACATCCAGCGCGATCTCGGCGCCACCATGCTTTACGTGACCCACGACCAGATCGAGGCCATGACCATGGCGACACGGATCGGCGTGCTGGATCACGGGCGCCTGGTGCAGGTGGGCACGCCGCGTGAGATCTATGAGGCGCCACGCAATGTCTATGTGGCGACGCGGCTCGGCATGCCATCGATCAACCTGTTGCCGGCGGCGGCCTTTGCCGGCCAGCCGATGCCACCGGGTGCTGCCACCATCGGCGCCCGCACGGAGCACGTGGTGGTGGGGCGTACGACACAAGGTCGCAGTGCTGCTGCCAAGGTTGACTGGATCGAGCATCTCGGCGACCAGAACCATCTGCATTTGAGCCTGGGTGAGCACAAGCTGGTGACATTGGTCGATCCGGACATGGCTCTCTCAGTCGGCGATGCCGTCGATCTCAGCCTTAAAGGCGCGCTCTATTTCGGCGCCGATGGCGAACGGATTGCGGCGTGA
- a CDS encoding HPr family phosphocarrier protein: protein MSETAITAAIEITNPTGLHARPAVKMTKLAKSFAAKVQLAFDAAGPWIDAKSVVKVMALKAPKGAVLHFVADGADAAGAVAALVDLVKRDFDENHEDGAADPAAGQVHGGQGHGG from the coding sequence ATGAGCGAAACAGCGATCACGGCGGCCATCGAGATCACCAACCCGACGGGGCTGCATGCCCGGCCGGCGGTGAAGATGACCAAGCTCGCCAAATCGTTTGCCGCCAAAGTCCAACTGGCTTTCGATGCCGCCGGCCCCTGGATCGATGCCAAGAGCGTGGTGAAGGTAATGGCGCTGAAGGCGCCCAAGGGGGCGGTCCTGCATTTTGTCGCCGATGGTGCCGATGCGGCTGGAGCGGTCGCGGCCCTGGTCGATCTGGTGAAGCGCGATTTCGATGAGAACCATGAGGACGGAGCGGCGGATCCCGCAGCAGGCCAAGTGCATGGCGGCCAGGGGCATGGCGGCTGA
- a CDS encoding carbohydrate kinase family protein has product MRRPLIVIGNVNVDIIVGPCQPWPQPGTEALVDHGEVRVGGAAGNVALAWDALSVPYQIAANTGEDHFGHWLRATFHAHAGRWPVAKTPTTFSVGVTHPDGERTFFTIPGHMPVLTTDQVMGMIDIALAKGGIALLVGSYLTDALTADYRTLISWLHSHDIAVALDTGWPIAGWTPQIVDTTRGWLNGCDHLLLNEVEATALTHTSSVAAAIDALAALMPAEAHIVVKCGPAGAVGLHRGERVTLPAPKVIPVDTIGAGDVFDAAYLAEIAVGSAFSDAIAAGIRTASRAVATLPRQYL; this is encoded by the coding sequence GTGCGCCGTCCCCTCATCGTCATCGGCAACGTCAATGTCGACATCATTGTCGGCCCGTGCCAACCGTGGCCGCAGCCGGGCACCGAGGCCCTGGTCGACCATGGCGAAGTGCGCGTCGGCGGTGCTGCCGGCAATGTCGCCCTCGCCTGGGATGCGCTGAGTGTCCCCTATCAGATCGCCGCCAATACGGGCGAGGATCATTTCGGCCATTGGCTGCGTGCGACCTTCCATGCCCATGCCGGCCGCTGGCCTGTCGCCAAGACGCCGACGACATTTTCAGTGGGCGTGACGCATCCGGATGGCGAGCGCACCTTCTTCACCATTCCCGGCCACATGCCGGTACTCACCACCGATCAGGTGATGGGCATGATCGACATCGCCTTGGCCAAGGGCGGCATCGCCCTCCTGGTCGGCTCATATCTCACCGATGCGCTGACGGCGGATTATCGCACGCTCATTTCTTGGCTGCATTCGCATGACATCGCTGTGGCGCTGGATACCGGCTGGCCCATCGCAGGCTGGACGCCGCAGATCGTCGACACAACGCGTGGCTGGCTCAATGGCTGCGACCACCTGCTCCTCAATGAGGTCGAGGCGACCGCCTTGACCCACACATCCTCCGTCGCCGCAGCCATCGACGCGCTGGCGGCGCTGATGCCGGCCGAGGCACATATCGTGGTCAAATGCGGTCCGGCCGGTGCCGTTGGGCTACATCGCGGAGAGCGCGTCACCCTGCCCGCGCCCAAGGTCATTCCGGTCGACACCATCGGCGCTGGCGATGTGTTCGACGCCGCGTATCTCGCCGAGATCGCAGTCGGCAGCGCCTTCAGTGACGCGATCGCCGCCGGGATCCGCACGGCATCGCGCGCCGTCGCCACCCTGCCACGACAATACCTCTAG
- the ptsP gene encoding phosphoenolpyruvate--protein phosphotransferase, with product MAAEAWHKGRPASPGLVAGPLFVARPMRRGVGVAGSPADEAAKLRGAIAHAMAAIEKLQATASDDAAEILEFQVAMLGDEALAEGAFAAIAEGTAADAAWTAALDVQIAEYAEAADEYFRARASDLSDIRDSVLEHLLGGGSDLPPAGAIYLGEDMLPSRFLSCDWSAGGGIALTGGSPSSHVAMLARARGVPMVVGLKLDLGAQNNASAALLDGEGGRINLAPSAEATLAFQGDVAKASTEAARWEQYLRQAAKTADGERVLTQINVAAPAELDHLDPAICDGIGLVRTEFLFHDQPSLPDEASQFAVYQRIVRWAAGRPVTIRTLDAGGDKPIAGLSMEAESNPFLGLRGIRLSLAYPDIFRVQLRALARAAVAGPLKVMLPMVTVPDEITATAALLDDEVVKLQAAGIPCRRPDLGIMVEVPATALAIERYPAAFFSIGSNDLTQYVTASARDIASVAGLNDTANPAVLRLIGEVAGYGRRAGIDVSLCGDAGGDARLLPLLLNAGVRNVSMAPKMLARAKSVIANWRPS from the coding sequence ATGGCGGCTGAAGCCTGGCATAAGGGCCGGCCGGCCTCGCCCGGCCTCGTCGCCGGCCCGCTCTTCGTCGCGCGACCGATGCGCCGGGGGGTGGGTGTTGCGGGCAGCCCGGCGGATGAAGCGGCGAAGCTCCGTGGCGCCATCGCGCATGCGATGGCGGCAATCGAGAAATTGCAGGCGACAGCCAGCGACGATGCCGCCGAGATTCTGGAGTTCCAGGTCGCGATGCTGGGTGACGAGGCCCTGGCCGAAGGCGCCTTTGCCGCCATCGCCGAGGGGACGGCGGCCGATGCTGCCTGGACGGCGGCCCTTGATGTGCAGATCGCCGAATATGCCGAGGCCGCCGACGAATACTTCCGTGCCCGCGCCAGCGATCTCAGCGATATCCGCGACAGCGTCCTGGAACATCTGCTGGGCGGTGGCAGCGATTTACCGCCGGCTGGCGCCATCTATCTCGGCGAAGATATGTTACCATCGCGATTCCTCAGCTGCGATTGGTCGGCGGGTGGTGGCATTGCGCTCACAGGCGGCAGCCCCAGCAGCCATGTCGCCATGCTGGCGCGGGCGCGTGGCGTGCCGATGGTGGTGGGGCTGAAGCTGGATCTTGGCGCGCAGAACAATGCGTCTGCAGCTTTGCTTGATGGCGAGGGCGGCCGGATCAACCTGGCACCCAGCGCCGAGGCGACCCTGGCCTTCCAGGGCGATGTCGCCAAGGCCAGCACCGAGGCGGCACGCTGGGAGCAGTACCTGCGCCAGGCGGCCAAGACCGCCGACGGCGAGCGGGTGCTGACGCAGATCAACGTCGCAGCGCCGGCAGAGCTCGACCACCTCGATCCCGCGATCTGCGATGGCATCGGCCTGGTCCGCACGGAATTTCTGTTCCACGACCAGCCGAGCCTGCCGGACGAAGCCAGCCAATTTGCCGTCTATCAGCGCATCGTCAGGTGGGCGGCCGGCCGGCCGGTGACCATCCGCACGCTCGATGCCGGTGGCGACAAGCCGATTGCTGGCCTGTCGATGGAAGCCGAATCCAACCCGTTCCTGGGGTTGCGCGGCATCCGCCTGTCGCTTGCCTATCCGGATATCTTCCGTGTGCAGTTGCGGGCCCTGGCGCGCGCCGCAGTTGCGGGACCGCTCAAGGTCATGCTGCCGATGGTGACGGTGCCGGACGAGATCACGGCAACCGCGGCCCTGCTCGATGACGAGGTGGTAAAGCTGCAGGCGGCGGGCATTCCCTGCCGCCGGCCGGACCTTGGCATCATGGTCGAGGTGCCGGCGACGGCGCTGGCGATCGAGCGCTATCCGGCGGCGTTCTTCTCGATCGGCTCCAACGATCTCACGCAATATGTGACCGCCTCGGCGCGCGACATCGCCTCCGTGGCTGGCCTCAATGACACCGCCAACCCAGCGGTTCTGCGCCTCATCGGCGAAGTGGCCGGTTACGGCCGGAGGGCCGGCATCGATGTCAGCCTGTGCGGCGATGCCGGCGGCGATGCGCGCCTTTTGCCGCTGCTCTTGAACGCCGGCGTCCGTAATGTGTCGATGGCGCCCAAGATGCTGGCGCGAGCGAAATCCGTCATCGCCAACTGGCGCCCATCTTGA
- the dhaL gene encoding dihydroxyacetone kinase subunit DhaL has product MTNSVELRQKLVAAVLQVVESHAEELTSLDQAIGDGDHGINMKRGFEAVAADAASLTAKPWPEFLKAVGMTLVMKVGGASGPLFGTLFMTLGKELPLEPSQDDLVKAFRAAIVAVQGRGKAEPGQKTMLDVLIPVAEQLEGGNRDLDALAAKGHAAAEATKPIKAIRGRASFLGDRSIGHMDPGARSSALLIEAVAGVLKEVA; this is encoded by the coding sequence ATGACGAATAGCGTGGAACTTCGCCAGAAACTGGTCGCTGCCGTGCTGCAGGTTGTCGAGAGCCATGCCGAGGAATTGACCTCGCTCGACCAGGCGATCGGTGATGGCGATCACGGCATCAACATGAAACGCGGTTTCGAGGCGGTGGCGGCGGATGCTGCGAGCCTCACGGCCAAGCCCTGGCCGGAATTCCTCAAGGCCGTCGGCATGACGCTGGTGATGAAGGTGGGTGGCGCCTCAGGACCGCTCTTCGGCACACTGTTCATGACCCTGGGCAAGGAATTGCCCTTGGAACCCAGCCAGGACGATCTGGTGAAGGCCTTCCGGGCCGCCATCGTGGCGGTGCAAGGCCGCGGCAAGGCGGAGCCTGGGCAGAAGACCATGCTGGACGTGCTCATCCCGGTGGCTGAGCAACTGGAAGGCGGCAATCGAGACCTCGATGCGTTGGCGGCCAAGGGACATGCCGCCGCCGAGGCGACGAAGCCTATCAAGGCCATTCGCGGCAGGGCGTCGTTCCTTGGCGACAGGTCGATCGGGCATATGGATCCAGGTGCCAGGTCATCGGCCCTGTTGATCGAGGCGGTGGCCGGCGTTTTGAAGGAAGTGGCATGA
- the dhaK gene encoding dihydroxyacetone kinase subunit DhaK, protein MKKLINAVDTVLSETLDGFAAAHADIVELGEERKFLRRKALKKGKVALISGGGSGHEPLHGGFVGHGMLDAACPGQVFTSPTPDQMLAAAQAVDTGGGVLFIVKNYEGDVMNFAMAAEMAGDMIGSPIATIITDDDVAVETSTYSTGRRGVAGTMIVERLVGAAAEQGQDINALQAYGKAVNARTRSMGVALTSCTVPAAGKPTFTLADNEMEMGVGIHGEPGRRRVKLASADDIAAEMMGAITGDLAPKPGQQAVLLVNGFGGTPSMELYIMCNAARKILAGQKVLVARCLVGSYVTSLEMAGCSLTLALVEDGDLALWDSPVHTAALRWKM, encoded by the coding sequence ATGAAGAAGCTGATCAATGCCGTCGATACCGTCCTGTCGGAAACGCTCGACGGCTTTGCTGCCGCCCATGCCGATATCGTAGAATTGGGCGAGGAGCGTAAGTTCCTCCGCCGCAAGGCCTTGAAGAAGGGCAAGGTGGCGCTCATTTCCGGCGGTGGCTCGGGACACGAGCCGTTGCATGGCGGGTTTGTCGGTCATGGCATGCTGGATGCTGCTTGCCCCGGACAGGTCTTTACCTCGCCGACGCCGGACCAGATGCTGGCGGCGGCACAAGCGGTCGATACCGGGGGCGGCGTCCTCTTCATCGTCAAGAACTATGAGGGCGACGTCATGAATTTCGCCATGGCGGCGGAAATGGCGGGCGACATGATCGGCAGCCCGATTGCCACCATCATCACCGATGATGACGTGGCGGTTGAAACATCGACCTATTCAACCGGGCGTCGTGGGGTCGCCGGGACGATGATCGTCGAGCGCCTTGTGGGTGCCGCGGCGGAGCAGGGGCAGGATATCAACGCGCTGCAGGCCTATGGCAAGGCGGTCAACGCGCGCACGCGCTCGATGGGCGTGGCACTCACCAGCTGCACCGTGCCGGCGGCGGGCAAGCCAACCTTCACCCTTGCCGACAATGAGATGGAAATGGGCGTCGGCATCCATGGCGAGCCGGGACGCCGCCGGGTCAAACTGGCCTCGGCCGACGACATCGCCGCTGAAATGATGGGGGCCATCACGGGCGATCTGGCGCCAAAGCCCGGTCAGCAGGCGGTGCTGCTGGTCAACGGTTTCGGCGGCACGCCGTCGATGGAGCTTTACATCATGTGCAACGCGGCCCGAAAGATTCTTGCTGGGCAGAAGGTGCTGGTGGCGCGCTGCCTGGTTGGTTCCTATGTGACGTCGCTCGAAATGGCCGGCTGCTCGCTCACCCTGGCGCTGGTCGAGGACGGCGACTTGGCACTGTGGGATTCGCCGGTCCACACGGCGGCTCTGCGCTGGAAGATGTAA